One Molothrus ater isolate BHLD 08-10-18 breed brown headed cowbird chromosome 4, BPBGC_Mater_1.1, whole genome shotgun sequence genomic window carries:
- the LOC129046665 gene encoding uncharacterized protein LOC129046665, which translates to MSPAPVERLSSLNSSLALSHRNYIAIVDRIVAGSGPLALNPPESSGLTMAFVCTFLSLGLITPCLPRDEALALHSSLELRVPAHTERWFGRAYLVRSGLSSSVGLNAVPSRSVQFTSAKLGWIRQIAARVGRSAPGGDRAPGQPPQPGSPCPCPPPRPPERALQRRTRPLGQERGQCPRLGSSAGRQRAVPSGQEKSSNSSHLCPQLWCWSSQRQEASAAGLCAGGLWSCPRCGAVLAGAAWSLPCPSPETQREPCAQGPWAPCQERGSSPGSRLEEQTSQQSQIAVEARAVFGAGSAESCVCLCCPSLSTGTGNSLGKGIGAVADAQGEEHKPTAIQPDSPLHPELSTHPHREAQQLKEKKPTEEKAASREGRRGSLWDETAESEQRSSLGLEKGQGTNTVAPGHL; encoded by the exons atgtccccagccccggtGGAACGGCTGAGCTCTCTGAACTCCAGCCTTGCACTGTCCCACCGTAATTACATTGCAATTGTAGATAGAATTGTGGCAGGTTCTGGGCCACTGGCTCTGAATCCTCCTGAATCCTCAGGGCTGACCATGGCATTTGTCTGTActttcctgtccctggggctgatcACTCCGTGCTTGCCAAGGGACGAAGCGCTcgctctgcacagctccttggAGCTGAGGGTGCCTGCCCACACTGAGAGATGG TTCGGTCGGGCTTATCTAGTTCGGTCGGGCTTATCTAGTTCGGTTGGGCTGAACGCGGTTCCGTCGCGTTCCGTTCAGTTCACCTCAGCTAAGCTCGGATGGATTCGGCAAATCGCGGCCAGAGTCGGCCGTTCGG CCCCGGGAGGGGACAGAGCGCCGGGACAGCCGCCTCAGCCCGggtcaccctgtccctgcccgcCCCCGCGTCCCCCGGAGCGCGCCCTGCAGCGCAGAACGCGGCCTTTGGGCCAGGAGCGGGGACAATGCCCTCGGCTCGGCAGCAGCGCCGGGAGGCAGCGGGCGGTGCCCTCAG gGCAGGAAAAATCATCCAACTCCTCCCATCTTTGCCCACAGCTTTGGTGTTGGAGCAGCCAAAGGCAAGAGGcttcagcagcagggctctgcgCTGGAGGGCTCTGGTCCTGCCCACGCTGTGGG GCTGTccttgctggagcagcctggtccctgCCGTGCCCAAGCCCTGAGACACAGAGggagccctgtgcccaggggccTTGGGCACCTTGTCAGGAACGTggcagcagccccgggagcagGCTGGAG GAGCaaacctcccagcagagccagattGCAGTGGAGGccagagctgtgtttggagcagggagtgctgAGAGCTGcgtctgcctgtgctgccccagcctgagcacaggcacagggaacagcctgggcaaagggattGGGGCAGTGGCTGATGCCCAGGGAGAAGAGCACAAACCCACAGCCATTCAGCCTGACAGTCCCCtccacccagagctcagcacacatcctcacagggaagcccagcagctgaaggaaaaaaaacccacagaagaaaaag cagccagcagggaagggagaagaggatCGCTGTGGGATGAGACTGCAGAGAGcgagcagaggagcagcctcgGGCTGGAGAAAGGCCAAGGGACCAACACGGTGGCACCAGGGCACCTGTGA